A genomic stretch from Malus domestica chromosome 15, GDT2T_hap1 includes:
- the LOC103401920 gene encoding protein FAF-like, chloroplastic → MKADQVPPKARLPFPMHIQKEFPTHLHLHLGLKTLIFPEATTNPDPHVIHNHKPSLHSPSISRTSSLSSSVLMDSSSSWSSSTMDDLIGTESGAPIMSNEEQEKLGLLNNQDKRKATTKKSERIMIKTEYPPPIPLLAQTGNLQGRMPWVLTKHYNYSDGRLVLKGERVKHHEYFEALRENGRLILNLVPLDNNAIICCEHQETIHEEEDVEKEDLFVDEEDHGEQIEIKKCFKESDSEDDDEDECDHSYVDEAHYHDHVQKKAMDIVMGYNSVRRSTSFCDAQINIHEHQQIYLDHPASAPLRPMTTVM, encoded by the exons ATGAAAGCGGACCAAGTACCACCAAAAG CTAGGTTGCCATTCCCCATGCACATCCAAAAGGAATTCCCGACCCACCTACATCTCCATCTAGGccttaaaaccctaatttttccaGAAGCAACTACAAACCCTGATCCCCACGTCATTCACAACCACAAGCCTTCACTACACTCACCATCTATATCAAGGACGTCGTCGCTTTCTTCTTCTGTGTTGATGGATAGTTCCTCGTCTTGGTCGTCATCTACAATGGACGATCTGATTGGGACGGAGAGCGGCGCCCCAATCATGTCGAATGAGGAACAGGAGAAATTAGGGCTTTTGAATAATCAAGATAAGAGGAAAGCTACTACCAAAAAGAGTGAAAGGATAATGATCAAAACGGAATATCCACCACCGATACCGTTACTTGCACAGACTGGGAATTTGCAAGGTCGCATGCCATGGGTTCTGACCAAGCATTATAACTACTCTGATGGAAGGCTTGTTCttaagggagagagagtgaagcATCACGAGTACTTCGAAGCTCTCCGCGAAAATGGACGTCTCATCTTAAACCTTGTACCTTTAGACAACAATGCCATAATATGTTGTGAACATCAGGAAACTATTCATGAAGAAGAAGACGTGGAAAAGGAAGACCTAtttgttgatgaagaagatCATGGAGAGCAAATCGAAATCAAAAAGTGCTTCAAAGAAAGTGATTCTGAGGATGATGATGAGGATGAATGTGATCACAGCTACGTGGACGAGGCTCATTATCATGATCATGTACAAAAGAAAGCAATGGATATTGTAATGGGTTATAATTCGGTGCGTCGATCAACTTCCTTTTGCGATGCTCAGATTAATATCCATGAACACCAGCAGATTTACTTGGATCACCCTGCTTCTGCTCCTCTTCGTCCAATGACTACTGTCATGTAA